A DNA window from Meiothermus cerbereus DSM 11376 contains the following coding sequences:
- the mnmD gene encoding tRNA (5-methylaminomethyl-2-thiouridine)(34)-methyltransferase MnmD has product MRPELKPYQPLQTQDGSLTLVHPVFGEAYSSRHGAWMQANELYLKLTQTHQHPAPRVLEVGFGLGVNFRATLEDCLKRGVFLEYISYEGFPVSRGVLASVELPLSAPSQRIWASLLKRWPAHPQGSLCLKGPWGRLEVRFEDVTAALFPAGWASAIYFDPFSPRVNPEPWQPRVLEKLFLAASSGARLATYSVSGRFRRDLAAAGFVVSKVPGVGKKAWTLAEHP; this is encoded by the coding sequence TTGAGACCTGAGCTGAAACCCTACCAGCCCCTGCAAACCCAGGATGGCTCGCTTACCCTGGTGCACCCGGTATTCGGCGAGGCCTACAGCTCGCGGCATGGGGCCTGGATGCAGGCCAACGAGCTTTACCTGAAGCTGACCCAGACCCATCAGCACCCGGCCCCCAGGGTGCTGGAGGTGGGCTTTGGACTGGGGGTCAATTTCCGGGCCACGCTGGAAGACTGCCTGAAGCGCGGGGTTTTTCTGGAGTACATAAGCTATGAGGGCTTTCCGGTATCCCGCGGGGTTCTGGCCTCGGTGGAGCTTCCCCTTTCGGCGCCATCCCAGCGGATATGGGCCAGCCTGCTAAAGCGCTGGCCGGCCCATCCGCAGGGTTCACTCTGCCTAAAGGGCCCCTGGGGCCGCCTCGAGGTTCGTTTCGAGGACGTAACGGCTGCGCTTTTTCCGGCGGGGTGGGCCAGCGCTATCTATTTCGACCCCTTTAGCCCCCGGGTTAACCCCGAGCCCTGGCAGCCCCGCGTGCTGGAAAAGCTATTTTTGGCCGCCAGTAGTGGCGCACGGCTGGCAACCTACTCGGTTTCTGGACGTTTTCGGCGCGACCTGGCAGCGGCCGGTTTTGTGGTAAGTAAGGTTCCGGGTGTAGGCAAGAAAGCCTGGACGCTGGCAGAACACCCCTAA
- a CDS encoding pyridoxal phosphate-dependent decarboxylase family protein, which translates to MTPEEFKRLGYQLIDFIAEYRAGLEAKPVMAQVQPGAIKAMFSPTPPEQPVGFEEVRQDLMALFPGLTHWQSPNFFAWFPSNAPLSSVLADLVATGLGQTGITWQASPALTELEEVTTDWLRQMLGLPEYFQGVIQDTASSGTLVALLTAREWATGQSQDRGGLQAEPQPLTVYASDQAHSSVPKAVLLAGFGRENLRLIGTDDNHAMCPDQLEAALKRDLAEGRKPCAVVAAVGTTNTTAIDPLREIAKLCQRYGLWLHVDAAMAGSAMILPECRHLWDGIEQADSIAINPHKWLGVAFDCSLYYVREPEHLIRAMSTNPSYLHSAADGQVKNYKDWGIPLGRRFRALKLWFTLRDQGLQGLQARLRRDIANARWLEAQVRQTPGWELLAPVPFQTLCVRYNPGHLSPEQLDQHTQNWVARINRSGRAFLTPALLKGRWMVRVSIGVESTERSHVEALWHLMQQEAQKVEIET; encoded by the coding sequence ATGACGCCAGAAGAGTTCAAGCGCCTGGGATACCAGCTGATTGACTTTATAGCCGAGTACCGCGCCGGGCTCGAGGCCAAGCCCGTAATGGCGCAAGTGCAGCCTGGGGCCATCAAAGCCATGTTTTCCCCTACACCTCCCGAGCAGCCGGTGGGCTTTGAAGAGGTGCGGCAAGACCTCATGGCCCTTTTTCCCGGCCTGACCCACTGGCAAAGCCCTAATTTCTTCGCCTGGTTTCCTTCCAATGCCCCGCTGTCTTCGGTACTGGCCGATCTGGTAGCTACTGGGTTGGGCCAGACCGGCATCACCTGGCAGGCTAGTCCAGCCCTGACCGAGCTCGAGGAGGTCACGACCGACTGGTTGCGGCAGATGTTGGGCCTGCCCGAGTATTTTCAAGGGGTAATTCAGGACACCGCCTCCAGCGGTACGCTGGTTGCGCTGCTTACGGCCCGGGAGTGGGCCACCGGCCAGTCCCAGGATCGGGGCGGGCTCCAGGCCGAGCCGCAACCCCTAACGGTCTACGCCTCCGATCAGGCCCATAGCTCCGTACCCAAGGCCGTGCTGCTGGCGGGCTTTGGCCGCGAGAACCTGCGCCTCATCGGCACCGATGACAACCACGCCATGTGTCCAGACCAGCTCGAGGCCGCCCTAAAGCGCGACCTGGCCGAAGGCCGCAAGCCCTGCGCGGTGGTGGCGGCGGTAGGCACTACCAATACCACCGCCATCGACCCCCTGCGCGAAATTGCCAAACTGTGCCAGCGCTATGGCCTCTGGCTTCACGTTGACGCCGCTATGGCCGGCTCCGCCATGATTTTGCCGGAGTGCCGCCACCTGTGGGACGGAATCGAACAGGCCGATTCCATCGCCATCAACCCCCACAAATGGCTGGGGGTAGCCTTCGATTGCTCGCTTTATTACGTGCGTGAGCCGGAGCACCTGATTCGGGCCATGTCCACCAACCCCTCCTACCTGCACTCCGCCGCCGATGGGCAGGTCAAAAACTACAAGGACTGGGGCATCCCGCTGGGGCGGCGCTTCAGAGCCCTCAAACTCTGGTTCACCCTGCGCGACCAGGGGCTTCAGGGACTGCAAGCCCGCCTGCGGCGCGACATAGCCAATGCCAGGTGGCTCGAGGCCCAGGTGCGGCAGACCCCCGGCTGGGAACTGCTGGCCCCGGTGCCCTTCCAGACGCTCTGTGTGCGCTACAATCCGGGCCACCTCTCGCCCGAGCAGCTCGATCAGCACACGCAAAACTGGGTGGCCCGCATCAACCGCTCGGGCCGGGCCTTCCTCACCCCAGCCTTGCTGAAAGGGCGCTGGATGGTGCGGGTTTCGATTGGGGTCGAAAGCACCGAACGCAGCCACGTGGAGGCGTTGTGGCACCTAATGCAGCAGGAAGCCCAGAAGGTGGAGATTGAGACCTGA
- a CDS encoding S8 family peptidase → MVLLRLLIPILLALLAPVTLAAPALVEVIVELDGPQLPKGQARAELTRLLKAHLGQMQGRLSVKASKGFWASQSFLVRLPESQVSRLAQIPGVRRVYPNRPVHISQPVASALANPVNSGSNWALQHIGVPGLWAAGMRGQGIRIGHLDTGVDASHPDLRGKIAAFAEVDTDGTARPSDPYDSSLHGTFTAGLLVANNVGVAPEARLVSALVLPGGYGTLAQVLGGLDWVLEQNVQIVSMSLGLEGSWSEFVPVVERMKQMGVLPVFAVGNSGGAPASPGNMPGVLAVGASNPANQIAGFSSRGEVRWGAPYHTVVSKPDLVAPGVDVHSTIPGGRYMAMSGTSVSTAIAAGSAALLMSGGFKAEQVRQALLSAALPLSSAGSGRGLIRLAEALAALKPAPPSSPQVGQPAPNTPADSPPIPKKSALLVVEASEVDAVKKALDGLGFSSTLVQASPTKRPEAGKVAEYPLVVWVLPPDWSNHWPETQRKMLRAYVEQGGRLMLITNDPSQRPLAESSTFGKGKASFVSGDLGRMGLEQQAQVLQGLIQQLLR, encoded by the coding sequence ATGGTGTTATTAAGACTGCTCATCCCGATTCTTCTGGCATTGCTGGCCCCAGTCACGCTGGCCGCACCTGCCCTGGTAGAAGTAATTGTGGAACTTGATGGGCCACAACTACCCAAAGGGCAGGCCCGGGCCGAACTCACGCGTCTGCTCAAAGCCCACCTGGGCCAGATGCAAGGGCGGCTTAGCGTCAAGGCTAGCAAGGGGTTCTGGGCCAGTCAGAGCTTCCTGGTACGCTTACCGGAGTCGCAGGTAAGTCGCCTGGCCCAGATTCCCGGGGTGCGACGGGTCTACCCAAACCGCCCGGTACATATCAGCCAGCCCGTAGCCTCGGCCCTTGCTAACCCGGTCAACAGTGGAAGCAACTGGGCCTTACAGCACATCGGCGTGCCTGGCCTGTGGGCGGCTGGGATGCGGGGTCAGGGCATCCGCATTGGCCACCTGGACACTGGGGTAGATGCATCCCACCCCGACCTGCGTGGGAAAATAGCCGCCTTTGCAGAGGTTGACACCGACGGCACAGCCCGCCCCAGCGACCCCTACGACTCCTCGCTGCACGGAACCTTTACTGCCGGTCTGCTGGTGGCCAACAATGTGGGTGTGGCCCCAGAGGCACGCCTGGTTTCGGCTCTGGTTCTACCGGGTGGCTACGGCACGCTGGCCCAGGTGCTGGGCGGCCTGGACTGGGTGCTCGAGCAAAACGTGCAAATCGTTTCGATGTCGCTGGGCCTCGAGGGGAGCTGGAGCGAGTTTGTGCCTGTGGTCGAACGCATGAAGCAAATGGGGGTATTGCCAGTGTTTGCGGTAGGGAACTCCGGCGGCGCCCCGGCCTCCCCTGGCAACATGCCGGGGGTGCTGGCGGTAGGAGCCAGCAACCCCGCCAATCAGATTGCTGGATTCAGCAGCCGCGGCGAGGTGCGCTGGGGCGCACCCTACCACACCGTGGTGAGCAAGCCCGACCTGGTTGCCCCGGGGGTGGACGTGCACTCAACCATTCCCGGCGGGCGCTATATGGCCATGAGTGGAACCTCCGTCAGCACCGCCATTGCTGCCGGCAGTGCGGCCTTGCTGATGTCCGGGGGCTTCAAGGCCGAGCAGGTGCGGCAAGCCCTGCTTAGTGCAGCGCTGCCCCTGTCATCTGCTGGCAGCGGCAGGGGCCTGATTCGGCTGGCAGAAGCGCTGGCTGCGCTAAAGCCCGCACCGCCCAGCAGCCCTCAGGTCGGCCAGCCAGCCCCAAACACCCCAGCAGATAGCCCGCCCATCCCCAAAAAATCCGCCCTTCTGGTGGTCGAAGCCTCCGAGGTAGACGCCGTAAAAAAGGCCCTGGATGGCCTGGGTTTTAGCAGTACCCTGGTTCAGGCAAGCCCTACAAAGCGGCCTGAGGCCGGAAAAGTGGCAGAATACCCACTGGTCGTCTGGGTTCTGCCGCCCGACTGGAGCAACCACTGGCCAGAAACCCAGCGCAAGATGCTGCGGGCCTACGTGGAGCAGGGCGGCAGGCTGATGCTCATAACCAACGACCCCAGCCAGCGCCCCCTGGCCGAGTCCAGCACCTTTGGTAAAGGCAAGGCCAGCTTTGTCAGCGGCGACCTGGGCCGTATGGGCCTCGAGCAGCAGGCGCAGGTTTTGCAGGGCCTCATCCAGCAGCTCCTGCGCTAA
- the menC gene encoding o-succinylbenzoate synthase, which produces MKIEAADLRLISLPLKFRFETSFGVQTMRHLIVLTLYGEGLEGYAETVMEFTPHYREETIPGAWALLEELLLPKVLGKDFANPEQLWGEIAGFRGNKMTKAALEMAFWDLWCKSLGQPLWKVLGGVRTEIPVGISLGIEPSLEATLEKVGRGLAEGYKRIKLKIKPGWDVKVVMAVREAYPEASLTVDANSAYSLNDIATFKALDAAGLDYIEQPLAFDDILDHAKLQAAISTSICLDESITSPEDARKALEIGAGRVINLKPGRVGGILASRKIHDITQSYGLPVWMGGMLEAGIGRAANIHVATLPMFIKPGDTSSASRYWQEDIIEEALEATSGLMPVPQGPGLGITLKRDLIQSLTEKSAYVTPRS; this is translated from the coding sequence ATGAAAATCGAAGCAGCCGACCTCCGCCTGATCTCGCTACCACTCAAGTTTCGCTTCGAGACCTCCTTTGGGGTGCAGACCATGCGCCACCTTATCGTCCTGACGCTCTACGGCGAGGGCCTCGAGGGCTACGCCGAGACCGTGATGGAGTTCACACCCCACTACCGCGAGGAGACCATCCCAGGGGCCTGGGCGCTGTTGGAAGAGCTGCTGCTTCCCAAAGTGCTGGGCAAAGACTTCGCCAACCCCGAGCAGCTCTGGGGCGAGATTGCCGGCTTTAGGGGCAACAAGATGACCAAGGCGGCCCTCGAGATGGCCTTCTGGGACCTCTGGTGCAAAAGCCTGGGACAGCCCCTCTGGAAGGTGTTGGGCGGTGTGCGAACCGAGATTCCGGTGGGCATCAGCCTGGGGATAGAACCCAGCCTCGAGGCCACTCTCGAGAAGGTGGGCCGGGGACTGGCGGAAGGTTATAAGCGCATCAAGCTGAAAATAAAGCCCGGCTGGGACGTCAAGGTGGTGATGGCGGTACGCGAAGCCTACCCCGAGGCCAGCCTCACCGTGGATGCCAACTCGGCCTACAGCCTAAACGATATTGCCACCTTCAAGGCCCTGGACGCCGCCGGGCTGGACTATATCGAGCAGCCCCTGGCCTTCGACGACATCCTGGACCACGCCAAGTTGCAGGCGGCCATCTCCACCTCCATCTGCTTAGACGAGTCCATCACCTCGCCCGAGGACGCCCGCAAAGCCCTGGAAATTGGGGCCGGGCGGGTGATTAACCTCAAGCCGGGGCGGGTGGGCGGTATCCTGGCCAGCCGCAAGATTCACGACATCACCCAGAGCTACGGCCTGCCGGTCTGGATGGGCGGGATGCTGGAGGCCGGCATTGGCCGCGCCGCCAACATCCACGTGGCCACGTTGCCCATGTTCATCAAGCCAGGCGATACCAGCAGCGCCAGCCGCTACTGGCAGGAGGACATCATCGAGGAGGCCCTCGAGGCCACCAGCGGCCTGATGCCTGTGCCGCAAGGCCCCGGCCTGGGCATCACGCTGAAGCGCGACCTGATTCAAAGCCTGACCGAGAAATCGGCCTATGTGACCCCCCGGAGCTAA
- a CDS encoding GNAT family N-acetyltransferase gives MNVVIRELHEPEEIAQIPRLEQAIWNDPSDTIRPGTLMALVHEGALLAGAYVPEPNATERLVGFIFGFPTDRPSEHHSHMAGVLPEFQGSQIGLLLKRYQRDWALSKGYLRVVWTFDPLRSLNAHFNLRKLGATFNRYIPNCYGTMGGINAGAPSDRAYAVWELCSPRVFQRIYAPAPAFDPRGLPQANQIEREVPVGLELSLTEKHVLVQIPENWGQILQTNPPLAQLWRTHSREVFEHYFQQGYRAVDFVRNPNRYVLERDD, from the coding sequence ATGAACGTTGTGATTCGTGAACTGCACGAACCCGAGGAAATAGCACAAATTCCCCGGCTCGAGCAGGCCATCTGGAACGACCCCAGCGACACCATCCGCCCCGGCACCCTGATGGCCCTGGTGCATGAGGGAGCTTTGCTGGCAGGGGCCTATGTGCCCGAGCCCAACGCCACCGAGCGCCTGGTGGGCTTCATCTTCGGCTTCCCCACCGACCGCCCGAGCGAACACCACTCCCACATGGCCGGGGTCTTGCCGGAGTTTCAGGGCAGCCAGATTGGCCTCCTGCTCAAGCGTTACCAGCGCGACTGGGCCTTGAGCAAGGGCTACCTGCGGGTGGTCTGGACCTTCGACCCGTTGCGGAGCCTCAACGCCCATTTCAACCTTCGCAAGCTGGGGGCTACTTTCAACCGCTATATCCCCAACTGCTACGGCACTATGGGCGGCATCAATGCGGGCGCACCTTCCGACCGGGCCTACGCGGTATGGGAGCTCTGCTCCCCCAGGGTTTTTCAGCGCATCTACGCCCCCGCCCCTGCCTTTGACCCCAGGGGCCTGCCCCAGGCCAACCAGATCGAAAGAGAGGTGCCAGTAGGGCTCGAGCTGAGCCTGACCGAAAAGCACGTCCTGGTACAGATACCCGAGAACTGGGGCCAGATCTTGCAAACCAACCCGCCCCTGGCCCAGCTTTGGCGCACCCACAGCCGCGAGGTCTTCGAGCACTACTTCCAGCAGGGCTACCGGGCGGTGGACTTTGTGCGAAACCCCAACCGCTACGTGCTGGAACGGGACGATTGA
- a CDS encoding amidohydrolase family protein — protein MLEGGLVVVGQHVAAVGQLDELQQAYPDTPLVHKGKALTPPVVNAHTHLDLSTVPYFRGSYSSFIRHVIDHASERNVKAAERGLRELQALGVGGFGDIVYKPEVLTWLLEHSPLPGVLYLEVINRNPSQADSVAKKVAQQLSDWRQQNSQVGVGISPHTPYNVSAALLKKLVEIARLEGFPLQMHVAESPEETELMTQGSGALQEVPLQYGFPAYQDWPGLTPVRYLAELGVLGPHLTIVHGVQVDEEEVQMLAQSGTRLVSCPRSNAGLECGRMPWELYLKHRLEPALGTDSRSSSPDLDVRKEALLLWEQVDPRVLVRAATRNGYRVLGLEAPRITRGTPISQVQSW, from the coding sequence ATGCTCGAGGGGGGCCTGGTGGTGGTGGGCCAGCATGTAGCGGCAGTGGGTCAACTGGACGAGCTGCAGCAAGCCTATCCTGATACGCCATTGGTGCACAAAGGCAAAGCCCTCACGCCGCCGGTGGTGAACGCCCACACCCACCTGGATCTGTCCACGGTTCCGTATTTTCGAGGAAGCTACAGCAGCTTCATCAGGCACGTGATTGACCACGCTTCCGAACGCAACGTAAAGGCTGCCGAACGAGGCCTGCGTGAGCTTCAGGCGCTCGGTGTAGGCGGCTTTGGCGACATCGTGTACAAGCCCGAGGTGCTCACATGGCTCCTAGAACATAGCCCACTCCCAGGGGTGCTTTACCTGGAAGTGATCAACCGAAACCCCAGTCAGGCAGATTCGGTGGCGAAAAAAGTCGCCCAGCAGTTATCGGACTGGAGGCAGCAGAATAGTCAAGTTGGGGTGGGCATTTCGCCCCACACCCCGTACAACGTGAGCGCGGCTCTGCTCAAAAAGCTGGTGGAGATTGCCCGGCTGGAGGGCTTCCCCCTGCAGATGCACGTGGCCGAAAGCCCCGAGGAGACCGAGCTGATGACCCAGGGCAGCGGGGCGCTACAGGAAGTACCCCTGCAGTATGGCTTTCCCGCTTATCAGGACTGGCCTGGCCTCACCCCCGTGCGCTATCTGGCCGAACTGGGGGTGCTGGGGCCGCACCTAACCATCGTGCACGGGGTTCAGGTAGACGAAGAGGAGGTGCAGATGCTGGCCCAGTCGGGCACCCGCCTGGTTTCCTGCCCCCGAAGCAACGCGGGCCTGGAATGTGGCCGGATGCCTTGGGAACTGTACCTGAAGCACCGGCTCGAGCCCGCCCTGGGCACCGACTCGCGTAGCAGCAGCCCCGACCTGGACGTGCGAAAAGAGGCGCTTTTGTTGTGGGAACAGGTAGACCCCCGGGTGCTGGTACGGGCCGCAACCCGCAACGGCTACCGGGTGCTGGGCCTCGAGGCCCCGCGCATCACCCGCGGAACACCAATTTCCCAAGTACAATCCTGGTAG
- a CDS encoding chloride channel protein codes for MQIGSLIVYSAFVGALTGVFAAGFVFILRLIERYLLGETLGYLPPGLPGEGGLSQVFRGPTFWWLALLLPLAFAASSYLGSGRGLGWLLAAYRAGRPVRAIEYFRGIIGSLVQLGAGSPLGREGPMAALGLWIGSALGRRIPLGESSRFLPFAGMAAGFAAAFHAPMAGALLASEIVYRGLALEVGALAPALIGALAGFTVYGLFHGYGPLLELPPGPLEWPQLLFGLAIGLVCAGVGTLWLESERVLQRYLRRLGFGLRHALFGLVLAVVLLLMPEAIGNGLPWVQLGTSPILTLPFLGVLFLVQLALLILGGGVRAYGGRLTPALTLGGLSGLILAQLLGEVFPSIAPSPQTAALVGMASLLAGIARAPFAAVVLAGEIGGYSLLPLTLIGAFAAYTFTSPRGSFEDMELNQDKEAPAEPQPENAPQTLLKPPPPASSDSP; via the coding sequence ATGCAGATTGGTTCACTCATCGTCTATAGCGCGTTCGTCGGGGCTCTGACCGGCGTTTTTGCTGCTGGGTTTGTATTCATCTTGCGGCTGATCGAGCGCTACCTGCTGGGTGAAACTCTGGGCTACCTGCCGCCCGGCCTGCCCGGCGAGGGTGGGCTGTCCCAGGTTTTTCGTGGGCCGACCTTCTGGTGGCTGGCCCTGCTGCTGCCCCTGGCCTTCGCCGCCTCGAGCTACCTGGGTTCGGGCCGAGGACTGGGCTGGCTTTTAGCGGCGTACCGGGCAGGCCGCCCGGTACGGGCCATTGAGTACTTTCGAGGCATTATCGGTTCGCTGGTTCAGCTCGGAGCGGGCTCCCCGCTGGGCCGTGAGGGCCCCATGGCCGCCCTGGGTTTGTGGATAGGAAGCGCTCTAGGGCGGCGCATCCCGCTGGGGGAGTCGAGCCGGTTCCTGCCCTTTGCGGGGATGGCTGCGGGCTTTGCCGCGGCCTTTCATGCACCCATGGCGGGAGCGCTTCTAGCCAGCGAGATCGTCTACCGGGGGCTGGCCCTCGAGGTCGGCGCCCTGGCCCCCGCGCTGATTGGGGCCCTGGCCGGCTTTACCGTGTATGGGCTTTTTCATGGCTACGGGCCGCTGCTCGAGCTGCCCCCAGGACCGCTGGAATGGCCCCAGCTCTTGTTTGGCCTGGCCATCGGGCTGGTTTGCGCCGGGGTAGGGACGCTCTGGCTCGAGTCTGAGCGGGTTTTGCAGCGCTACTTAAGGCGTCTGGGATTCGGCCTGCGCCATGCCCTGTTCGGCTTGGTGCTGGCCGTGGTGTTGCTGCTCATGCCCGAGGCCATCGGCAATGGGCTGCCCTGGGTACAGCTCGGCACCTCCCCCATCCTGACGCTGCCTTTTTTGGGTGTACTGTTCTTGGTGCAACTGGCCTTGCTGATACTGGGTGGCGGTGTGCGGGCCTACGGTGGTCGGCTCACCCCGGCCCTGACCCTGGGCGGCCTTAGCGGGCTGATTCTGGCCCAGCTTCTGGGCGAGGTTTTTCCCTCCATTGCCCCCTCGCCCCAGACCGCCGCGCTGGTGGGTATGGCCTCGCTTCTGGCCGGTATCGCCCGTGCACCCTTTGCCGCAGTGGTGCTGGCAGGCGAAATTGGCGGGTATAGCCTGTTGCCGCTCACGCTGATTGGCGCATTTGCAGCCTATACCTTTACCAGCCCCCGTGGAAGTTTTGAGGATATGGAGCTCAACCAAGATAAGGAAGCGCCAGCGGAGCCTCAGCCTGAAAACGCTCCGCAAACTTTACTGAAGCCTCCGCCCCCAGCCTCGAGCGATTCGCCCTGA
- a CDS encoding PIG-L deacetylase family protein has translation MRLLAVFPHPDDEIGVSGTLAKHVMRGDAAKILWLTRGELASQFGQMSPDEVARIREGHGHTVAQMIGAEAQFLDFADSSLTGGREEALAIAQVMAAWKPDVVFTWNPYDVHPDHRAAYWATLSALKFCRIPKLVGEPYREPVRLLHYYRSDIPRPAVYVDVGEEGQAVAEQVFSFYRDFYQWEYSLEAFRANRSRLGAEASVKFAERFQAEAPLALPYLG, from the coding sequence GTGCGCTTGCTAGCTGTCTTCCCTCATCCAGACGACGAAATAGGAGTTTCCGGTACCTTGGCCAAGCATGTCATGCGAGGCGATGCGGCCAAAATTCTCTGGCTCACTCGAGGCGAGCTGGCCAGCCAGTTTGGCCAGATGTCCCCCGACGAGGTCGCGCGTATCCGCGAGGGGCACGGGCATACCGTGGCCCAGATGATTGGCGCAGAGGCGCAGTTTCTCGACTTTGCCGACTCGAGCCTGACCGGAGGCCGCGAAGAGGCCCTGGCCATCGCCCAGGTGATGGCGGCCTGGAAGCCCGATGTGGTCTTTACCTGGAACCCCTACGATGTCCACCCCGACCACCGGGCCGCCTACTGGGCCACCCTCTCGGCGCTCAAGTTCTGCCGCATTCCCAAGCTGGTGGGGGAGCCCTACCGCGAGCCCGTGCGGCTGCTGCACTACTACCGCAGCGATATTCCCAGGCCTGCGGTGTATGTGGATGTGGGCGAGGAAGGCCAGGCGGTGGCCGAACAGGTGTTCAGTTTTTACCGCGACTTTTACCAGTGGGAGTACAGCCTGGAGGCCTTCAGGGCGAATCGCTCGAGGCTGGGGGCGGAGGCTTCAGTAAAGTTTGCGGAGCGTTTTCAGGCTGAGGCTCCGCTGGCGCTTCCTTATCTTGGTTGA
- a CDS encoding aminotransferase class V-fold PLP-dependent enzyme: protein MNPSVLTSFGRGMLAHWPLEPDIVYLNHGTVGATPRRVLAVQQALREEMEQQPARFLLRELCGLSGPSDRAVPRLREAASAVARFMGAQGQDLVFVDNATTGVNAVLGSLELKPGDEILITNLAYGAVRNAAAFVAERQGARLVTLELPFPVAEPALYLNRLAQALTPRTRLAILDHITSETALVLPLAEMAACCRAAGVPVLADGAHAPGAIPLDIPRLGVDYYTGNLHKWALAPKGCGFLWVAPERQQGLHPPVISWGLGQGFVQEFDWVGTKDPTPFLAAPAALALMQEWGLEAMQTYNHHLARQALAWLSARWGFEPPAPEAMLGCMVTLPLPAALGTTREDAVRLQYALLYEHRIEAPILSLGGRLWVRISAQVYNSLEDVEALARALGA, encoded by the coding sequence ATGAACCCATCGGTGCTGACCAGCTTTGGCCGGGGGATGTTGGCCCACTGGCCCCTGGAGCCCGACATCGTCTACCTCAACCACGGCACGGTGGGGGCCACCCCCCGGCGGGTGCTGGCGGTGCAGCAGGCCCTGCGCGAAGAGATGGAGCAGCAGCCCGCGCGTTTCTTGCTAAGGGAGCTGTGCGGCCTCTCGGGCCCCTCCGACCGGGCTGTTCCCCGGTTGCGGGAGGCCGCTTCTGCAGTAGCCCGTTTTATGGGGGCCCAGGGGCAAGACCTGGTGTTTGTGGATAACGCCACCACCGGGGTCAATGCAGTGCTGGGCTCGCTCGAGCTCAAGCCCGGCGACGAAATCCTGATCACCAACCTGGCCTACGGTGCGGTGCGCAACGCGGCGGCCTTTGTGGCCGAGCGCCAGGGGGCCCGTTTGGTTACGCTCGAGCTGCCCTTTCCGGTGGCCGAGCCTGCACTTTACCTGAACCGACTGGCCCAGGCCCTCACCCCCCGCACCCGCCTGGCCATCCTCGACCACATCACCTCCGAGACCGCCCTGGTGCTCCCTCTGGCCGAGATGGCGGCTTGCTGCCGGGCGGCGGGGGTGCCGGTGCTGGCCGATGGCGCCCATGCGCCGGGGGCCATTCCCCTGGATATCCCCCGCCTGGGGGTGGACTACTACACCGGCAACCTGCACAAGTGGGCCCTGGCCCCCAAAGGCTGCGGTTTTTTGTGGGTCGCTCCCGAGCGGCAGCAGGGCCTCCATCCGCCCGTTATCTCCTGGGGTTTGGGGCAGGGCTTTGTGCAGGAGTTCGACTGGGTCGGCACCAAAGACCCCACGCCCTTTCTGGCGGCCCCGGCGGCGCTGGCGCTGATGCAAGAATGGGGCCTCGAGGCCATGCAGACCTACAACCACCATCTAGCACGGCAGGCCCTGGCCTGGCTCAGCGCCCGCTGGGGGTTTGAACCTCCGGCCCCCGAGGCTATGCTGGGCTGTATGGTCACGCTGCCTCTACCGGCTGCTTTGGGCACAACCCGAGAAGATGCGGTGCGTCTGCAGTACGCCCTGTTGTACGAACACCGGATTGAAGCCCCCATCCTGAGTCTTGGCGGACGCTTATGGGTGCGGATTTCGGCCCAGGTCTACAACAGCCTAGAGGACGTGGAGGCCCTGGCCCGGGCCCTGGGGGCCTAA
- a CDS encoding heme-degrading domain-containing protein, with protein sequence MNVEQDLKVIAEQEARLRFERFDPAIAWMLGQRLKETAERLHGVIAMDISLFAQPLFYYAMPGTTPDNADWIRRKRNVVQRFHRSSYAVGLWLKQKESSLEERGLDVREYAAHGGSFPIFVQGAGCIGAITVSGLPQREDHELVVEVLADYLKLPYEELALDP encoded by the coding sequence ATGAATGTCGAACAGGATCTGAAGGTTATTGCCGAACAGGAAGCCCGCCTGCGCTTCGAGCGCTTTGACCCCGCCATAGCCTGGATGCTGGGGCAGCGGCTCAAAGAGACCGCCGAGCGCCTTCACGGCGTGATTGCCATGGACATCAGCCTATTTGCCCAGCCCCTGTTCTACTACGCCATGCCCGGCACCACCCCCGACAACGCCGACTGGATTCGGCGCAAGCGCAACGTGGTGCAGCGCTTTCACCGCAGTTCCTATGCGGTGGGGCTTTGGCTCAAACAGAAGGAGAGCAGCCTCGAGGAACGTGGACTGGATGTTCGCGAGTATGCCGCCCACGGGGGGAGCTTTCCCATCTTCGTGCAGGGGGCGGGCTGCATTGGGGCCATTACGGTCTCGGGGCTGCCCCAGCGCGAAGACCACGAGCTGGTGGTGGAGGTGCTGGCCGACTACCTGAAGCTGCCCTACGAAGAGCTGGCCTTAGACCCATGA